A stretch of Dyella sp. BiH032 DNA encodes these proteins:
- a CDS encoding response regulator transcription factor: MFTAVIVDDHPMVNGAIRTMLERTGEFKVLAECTNGQTALSVATELHPDLLVIDLDLPQLGGTEVISRLREGGKPMAILMISAGEEIVSGVRAFRAGADGFIHKSAPMEDVVAAAQLIVRGKIYFARSVMTAASGVVSNGSQGPLNDLGRREFEVFRCLALGMSNVDIARHMEISNKTVSAHKRNVMDKLGLANIRDVIEMARRYRIIE, encoded by the coding sequence ATGTTCACCGCTGTCATCGTCGATGACCACCCCATGGTCAACGGCGCGATCCGCACCATGCTCGAGCGCACCGGGGAGTTCAAGGTGCTGGCCGAGTGCACCAACGGGCAGACGGCGCTCTCCGTCGCCACCGAGCTCCATCCGGATCTGCTAGTGATCGACCTGGACCTGCCCCAGCTGGGCGGCACGGAAGTGATCAGCCGGTTGCGCGAGGGAGGGAAGCCGATGGCTATCCTGATGATCTCCGCCGGCGAGGAGATCGTGAGCGGCGTCAGGGCGTTCCGCGCAGGCGCGGACGGGTTCATCCACAAGAGCGCACCGATGGAGGATGTCGTGGCTGCCGCTCAGCTCATCGTGCGCGGCAAGATCTACTTCGCCCGCAGCGTCATGACGGCCGCATCCGGTGTCGTGTCGAATGGATCGCAAGGGCCGCTCAACGATCTGGGACGACGCGAGTTCGAGGTGTTCCGGTGTCTCGCTCTAGGCATGTCCAACGTCGACATCGCGCGGCACATGGAGATCAGCAACAAGACCGTCAGCGCCCACAAGCGCAACGTCATGGACAAGCTTGGCCTGGCCAACATCCGCGACGTCATCGAAATGGCGCGGCGGTACCGAATCATCGAATGA
- a CDS encoding response regulator transcription factor: MRTAAMREAANPPSISGGGLPPAHYQWRSRQGEYLVSTKNDSAIRIILADDHPIIRKGVMAVLGSSDIQVVGEASCPVELLSLLDRVECDAVVTDYIMPSDASPDGIRLIEKLRSLRPCMPIVVLTMLRNVGLLQALLTAGVKAIVDKGTAMAEIHTAVRLAAMGHVFVSATFEGRLARFGSHSVSRLTDRESEVIRMLVAGMSVTEIARKLDRSVKTVSKQKTDAMKKLGLRSDMEIYAYASEVGY; this comes from the coding sequence ATGCGCACGGCAGCCATGCGTGAAGCTGCCAATCCACCATCGATCAGTGGTGGCGGTTTGCCGCCAGCCCATTATCAATGGCGTTCACGCCAAGGAGAGTATTTAGTGAGTACGAAAAATGATTCGGCTATTCGCATCATTCTCGCGGATGACCATCCCATCATCCGCAAAGGTGTCATGGCCGTACTCGGCAGTAGTGACATCCAGGTGGTCGGCGAAGCTTCATGTCCTGTCGAATTGCTGTCTTTGCTGGACCGCGTGGAATGCGACGCGGTTGTGACCGACTACATCATGCCCAGCGACGCCTCGCCCGACGGCATCCGCCTCATTGAGAAGTTACGCTCGCTACGTCCATGCATGCCTATCGTCGTGCTGACCATGTTGCGCAACGTCGGCTTGCTCCAGGCCCTGTTGACGGCCGGTGTCAAAGCGATCGTGGACAAGGGTACGGCGATGGCCGAGATCCACACGGCTGTAAGGCTGGCTGCGATGGGGCATGTATTCGTCAGCGCTACGTTCGAGGGGCGTCTGGCTCGTTTCGGTTCCCATTCGGTCAGCCGCCTGACCGATCGCGAGAGTGAGGTGATCCGCATGCTGGTCGCCGGCATGAGCGTGACCGAGATCGCGCGTAAGCTTGATCGCAGCGTGAAGACGGTCAGCAAGCAGAAGACCGATGCCATGAAGAAGCTCGGCCTCCGTTCGGATATGGAAATCTACGCCTACGCGTCCGAAGTCGGTTACTGA
- a CDS encoding response regulator, with the protein MKSEVPIVRALVLGFVGKLPEDINRPPLSAELTDVSAAWSIHPAWGGALLGLIATTWLAYKRYQDMRRAPSASGDIYEAIFQAMPCPMFCKDARGEYVAVNRAYEEAFGEVQDASLDRDGEQAADAAEGSLPNEGGGFRSRDPRSAVADAQQPGREYRFRTATLEPREDGAAWVGILTDDDGEAGSSGPSQSGRYSEGLMDYALLSAINHDVRTPLTGILGALELLEYSELTTKQRELLRNAEGASRALQGILDDVLFLARLEAGATPREHQPFNPREVIVTALAALDDRADIEKVLDDRLAQRLLGDAACLRQVLTKLVTHAISRKLGKPWRFEVRVLAEGTRWQSVEFILEVLRDKDPSEPVSPFAGDGCRADELAWIAACKLCEWMGFALQEQGCGWTAPRFVVRGCFARAADVLTDAPSPKNRDVPGFDLTSGLATILVAEDHELVREVIGRQLAALGWPCDLVSDGESALQALAQRDYALLITDRYMPKMDGLELVRRVRSAEGADRMPIVLLTANLPEDEGEAFSDIGIDEAICKPTSLQSLSDVLAKWIATRAEVGCKVDRVDIPNQTASDASQVVERLHVVFEGDVSSIDDYLRLLCNEQRRLKKHMGESDVARIREVAHSLSGIGSFFGAECLAGLAMSVELGESAPDVIRKAEELGAYLEEFVVALRQRMHRSCY; encoded by the coding sequence GTGAAGTCAGAAGTGCCGATCGTGCGAGCTCTGGTGCTCGGCTTTGTCGGAAAACTTCCCGAAGATATCAACCGTCCTCCGCTCTCGGCGGAACTGACCGATGTGTCGGCCGCCTGGTCGATACATCCCGCCTGGGGCGGCGCTTTGCTGGGACTGATCGCCACGACGTGGCTGGCCTACAAGCGCTACCAGGATATGCGGCGGGCGCCATCGGCATCCGGCGATATCTACGAGGCCATCTTCCAGGCCATGCCTTGCCCGATGTTCTGCAAGGATGCCCGAGGTGAATACGTTGCCGTCAACCGGGCGTACGAAGAAGCTTTCGGCGAAGTCCAGGATGCCTCGCTCGATCGCGATGGAGAGCAGGCAGCCGATGCCGCTGAAGGAAGTTTGCCCAACGAGGGTGGAGGCTTTCGCAGCAGGGACCCACGTTCCGCCGTTGCGGATGCTCAGCAACCCGGGCGTGAGTACAGGTTTCGAACAGCGACGCTGGAGCCCCGCGAGGATGGGGCCGCCTGGGTGGGGATCCTGACCGACGACGATGGCGAAGCCGGTTCATCGGGCCCCAGTCAGTCGGGACGCTATAGCGAAGGGCTGATGGATTATGCGCTGTTATCGGCGATCAATCATGACGTGCGGACTCCGCTGACCGGCATTCTGGGCGCGCTGGAATTGCTCGAGTATTCGGAACTGACCACCAAGCAGCGCGAACTGCTGCGCAATGCCGAGGGGGCATCCAGGGCCTTGCAAGGCATCCTGGACGACGTGCTGTTCCTCGCGAGGCTGGAAGCGGGCGCAACCCCGCGTGAGCACCAGCCTTTCAATCCGCGCGAAGTCATTGTGACCGCGCTGGCAGCGCTGGACGATAGGGCAGATATCGAGAAAGTGCTGGATGACCGGCTGGCGCAACGCCTGCTCGGGGACGCGGCCTGCTTGCGCCAGGTGCTGACCAAGCTCGTGACTCATGCAATCTCGCGCAAGCTCGGCAAGCCTTGGCGCTTCGAGGTTCGCGTATTGGCAGAAGGCACGCGATGGCAGTCTGTGGAGTTCATCCTGGAAGTGCTGCGGGACAAAGACCCTTCCGAACCGGTCTCTCCGTTTGCCGGCGATGGGTGCAGGGCGGACGAACTGGCCTGGATCGCGGCTTGCAAGTTGTGCGAATGGATGGGGTTCGCTTTACAGGAGCAGGGCTGCGGATGGACGGCGCCTCGGTTCGTCGTGCGTGGATGCTTCGCGCGTGCGGCCGACGTGCTAACCGACGCACCATCGCCGAAGAACAGAGATGTCCCCGGATTCGATCTAACCTCCGGCCTAGCCACCATTCTTGTCGCTGAGGATCACGAGCTGGTTCGCGAAGTCATCGGGCGCCAGCTCGCGGCACTGGGTTGGCCCTGCGATCTGGTCAGTGACGGCGAAAGTGCGCTCCAGGCGCTAGCGCAGCGCGATTATGCACTGCTCATTACCGATCGCTACATGCCGAAGATGGATGGCCTGGAGCTGGTTCGGCGGGTACGGTCTGCGGAAGGCGCGGATCGCATGCCCATCGTTCTGCTCACCGCCAACCTTCCCGAAGACGAAGGGGAAGCCTTCAGCGATATTGGCATCGACGAGGCGATCTGCAAACCGACAAGCCTGCAGTCGCTTTCGGACGTGCTCGCCAAGTGGATTGCGACTCGTGCCGAGGTCGGGTGCAAAGTCGACCGAGTCGACATCCCGAACCAGACGGCGTCTGACGCGAGCCAAGTAGTCGAACGCCTGCACGTTGTTTTCGAAGGTGACGTTAGTTCAATCGACGATTACCTGCGCCTGTTGTGTAACGAGCAGAGAAGATTGAAAAAGCATATGGGCGAGTCGGACGTCGCGCGCATCCGCGAGGTCGCGCATTCGCTCAGCGGCATTGGCTCGTTCTTCGGGGCCGAGTGCCTGGCTGGATTGGCGATGTCCGTAGAGCTTGGCGAAAGCGCTCCGGATGTGATCCGTAAGGCGGAAGAACTCGGAGCTTATCTGGAGGAGTTCGTCGTCGCTTTACGCCAGCGAATGCATCGCTCTTGCTACTGA
- the ispH gene encoding 4-hydroxy-3-methylbut-2-enyl diphosphate reductase, which produces MDILLANPRGFCAGVDRAIAIVERALESYGAPIYVRHEVVHNRYVVEKLRAGGAVFVEELEEVPDGATVIFSAHGVSKAVREEADRRGLKVFDATCPLVTKVHMEVARLGRTGRSVVLIGHEGHPEVEGTMGQWNPANDGEILLVESVECVAKLQPKFPHALSYVTQTTLSVDDTKAIIAALREKFPDIEGPRKDDICYATQNRQDAVRRLADAVDLVLVVGSVNSSNSNRLRELAEKQGVRSFLIDGAEHIQREWLNGVRRIGLTAGASAPEKLVRDVIARLQSWGAGDVRELDGEAETITFALPKELRLVADAGGSSASL; this is translated from the coding sequence TTGGACATTCTTCTCGCCAACCCCCGCGGATTCTGCGCCGGCGTGGATCGCGCCATCGCCATCGTCGAGCGTGCGCTCGAATCGTACGGGGCACCCATCTACGTGCGGCATGAAGTGGTGCACAACCGCTATGTGGTGGAAAAGCTGCGCGCCGGTGGGGCCGTGTTCGTCGAGGAGCTCGAGGAAGTGCCCGACGGCGCCACGGTCATCTTCAGCGCCCATGGTGTCTCGAAGGCGGTGCGCGAAGAAGCGGACCGGCGCGGCTTGAAGGTGTTCGACGCGACCTGCCCGCTGGTCACCAAGGTGCATATGGAAGTCGCGCGCCTGGGGCGTACGGGGCGCAGCGTGGTGTTGATCGGCCACGAGGGGCATCCCGAGGTCGAGGGCACGATGGGGCAGTGGAACCCGGCCAACGACGGCGAGATTCTGCTGGTCGAGTCGGTGGAGTGCGTGGCGAAGCTCCAGCCCAAGTTTCCGCACGCGCTGTCATACGTCACGCAGACGACGTTGTCGGTGGACGACACGAAGGCAATCATCGCCGCCTTGCGCGAGAAGTTCCCCGACATCGAAGGTCCGCGCAAGGACGACATCTGCTACGCCACTCAGAACCGCCAGGATGCGGTTCGCCGTCTGGCCGATGCGGTCGATCTGGTACTGGTGGTCGGCTCGGTGAACAGTTCGAACTCTAACCGTTTGCGTGAGCTGGCGGAAAAGCAGGGCGTGCGTTCGTTCCTGATCGACGGCGCCGAGCATATACAGCGCGAATGGTTGAACGGCGTGCGGCGTATCGGGCTTACGGCGGGGGCCTCCGCGCCGGAGAAACTGGTGCGTGATGTCATCGCGCGACTGCAGTCATGGGGGGCGGGCGACGTCCGCGAATTGGACGGTGAGGCCGAGACCATCACGTTCGCCTTGCCGAAGGAGCTTCGTTTGGTGGCGGACGCGGGCGGTTCTTCGGCCAGCCTCTGA
- the lspA gene encoding signal peptidase II — MSNKPNALPWLWLSALVIGLDQATKWWALSALQPAGTPHPIIPGFLNWTLAFNTGAAFSFLADSAGWQRWFFVGLAIAISAALLVWLRRTERGDWRTALPLGLIVGGALGNLIDRLHAAQVTDFIQVYHKDWYFPVFNVADCGITVGAVMLIVFGLFTGKPDGGVR, encoded by the coding sequence ATGAGCAATAAACCCAACGCATTGCCCTGGCTGTGGCTGTCCGCCCTGGTCATCGGGCTGGATCAGGCGACCAAGTGGTGGGCGCTGTCGGCGCTTCAGCCGGCCGGCACCCCGCACCCGATCATCCCGGGCTTCCTCAACTGGACGCTGGCCTTCAACACCGGCGCGGCTTTCAGTTTCCTCGCGGACAGCGCCGGCTGGCAGCGTTGGTTCTTCGTCGGGTTGGCCATTGCCATCAGCGCGGCATTGCTGGTGTGGCTCCGACGCACCGAGCGGGGCGATTGGCGCACGGCGCTGCCCCTGGGGCTGATCGTCGGCGGCGCGCTGGGCAATCTCATCGACCGCCTGCATGCGGCCCAGGTGACCGACTTCATCCAGGTTTACCACAAGGATTGGTACTTCCCGGTATTCAACGTAGCCGACTGCGGCATTACGGTCGGAGCAGTGATGCTGATCGTCTTCGGCCTGTTCACCGGCAAGCCGGACGGGGGCGTGAGATAA
- the ileS gene encoding isoleucine--tRNA ligase: MTQDYKNTINLPQTDFPMRGDLPKREPQWLAEWEKVGRYAQIQERTAGRDKVFVLHDGPPYANGAIHLGHAVNKVLKDVVVKSRLLAGYRSPYVPGWDCHGLPIEIAVEKKHGKAGDKLDAVAFRQKCREYAQQQIDLQRTDFKRLGVLGDWEHPYRTMDFKFEADMLRALARIVDNGHVVRGFKPVYWCFDCGSALAEAEIEYADKVSPAIDVAYDAIDGKALAAKFAVDAGDAIVAIPIWTTTPWTLPESQAVSMGAELEYALVEGPSRDGRRVLLVVASALVEKALHRYGVEHPVVLGRIAGQALEGVLLRHPFYERRIPVLLGEHVSAEDGTGAVHTSPDHGVEDFVVSRKYGIDTLNYVEPRGTYRVDTPPADGLQLAGAHLWKANDAIVEVLRGRGVLLAHHKIEHSYPHCWRHKTPVIFRATPQWFISMEQAGLRKAAMDSIRQVRWVPAWGEERIAGMIGDRPDWCISRQRTWGVPIALFVHKATKEPHPKSVELLEQVARRVEQGSIDAWYALDPAELLGDEAKDYEKVNDVLDVWFDSGVTHFAVVGQRPELQQGDAASYKVMYLEGSDQHRGWFHSSLLTSAAIHGRAPYDDVLTHGFTVDAQGRKMSKSLGNGIEPQDIMKNLGADILRLWICSTDYRNEMSLSDEILKRVSDMYRRIRNTARFLLGNLDGFDPARHLLPVEDCLLLDQWAVQQAFDVQQAVAAAYDRYDFPEIVQRVQNFCTNELGALYLDITKDRLYTMPTDSRGRRSAQSAMFRIAEALVRWLAPVLSFTAEEIWKALPGERAESVLFETWYDGLEATQGSPEQRRYWSDLLAIRDTASRVLEGMRKAEQIGASLEAKLAIHADPALVARYAPAADELRFFFITSDVRLDVAGGQPDTAVLSELEGADVWVSATVSDAAKCVRCWHRRDDVGQHLRHPELCGRCVSNVDGPGEDRRWF; the protein is encoded by the coding sequence ATGACCCAGGATTACAAGAACACCATCAACCTGCCGCAGACGGACTTCCCGATGCGCGGCGACCTGCCCAAGCGCGAGCCGCAATGGCTTGCCGAGTGGGAGAAGGTCGGCCGCTATGCGCAGATCCAGGAGCGCACGGCCGGCCGCGACAAGGTGTTCGTGCTGCACGATGGCCCGCCGTACGCCAACGGTGCGATCCATCTCGGCCATGCGGTGAACAAGGTGCTCAAGGACGTGGTGGTGAAGTCGCGCCTGTTGGCCGGCTACCGCTCGCCATACGTGCCCGGCTGGGATTGCCACGGCTTGCCGATCGAGATCGCAGTGGAGAAGAAGCACGGCAAGGCCGGCGACAAGCTCGATGCCGTGGCTTTCCGCCAGAAGTGCCGCGAGTACGCGCAACAGCAGATCGATCTGCAGCGCACGGACTTCAAGCGTCTCGGCGTACTGGGCGACTGGGAGCATCCCTATCGCACCATGGATTTCAAGTTCGAGGCCGACATGCTGCGCGCCCTGGCCCGCATCGTGGACAACGGTCACGTGGTGCGCGGCTTCAAGCCGGTCTATTGGTGCTTCGACTGTGGCTCGGCGTTGGCGGAGGCCGAGATCGAATACGCCGACAAGGTATCGCCGGCCATCGATGTGGCTTATGACGCCATCGACGGCAAGGCCTTGGCGGCCAAGTTCGCTGTGGACGCTGGCGATGCCATCGTCGCCATTCCGATCTGGACTACCACGCCGTGGACCCTGCCGGAAAGCCAGGCGGTATCGATGGGCGCCGAGCTGGAGTACGCCCTGGTCGAAGGTCCGTCGCGCGACGGGCGCCGCGTGCTGTTGGTCGTGGCTTCCGCATTGGTGGAGAAGGCTCTGCATCGCTACGGCGTCGAGCACCCCGTGGTCCTGGGGCGCATCGCCGGGCAGGCGCTGGAAGGCGTGCTGCTGCGCCATCCGTTCTATGAGCGGCGCATCCCGGTGCTGCTGGGCGAGCACGTGTCGGCCGAAGACGGCACGGGTGCGGTGCACACCTCGCCGGACCACGGCGTGGAAGACTTCGTCGTTTCCCGCAAGTACGGCATCGACACGCTGAATTACGTCGAGCCGCGCGGCACCTATCGCGTGGACACGCCGCCGGCCGATGGCCTGCAACTCGCCGGCGCGCACCTGTGGAAGGCGAACGACGCCATCGTAGAGGTGCTGCGTGGCCGCGGCGTGCTGCTGGCTCACCACAAGATCGAGCACAGCTATCCGCATTGCTGGCGCCACAAGACGCCGGTGATCTTCCGCGCTACGCCGCAATGGTTCATCAGCATGGAGCAGGCCGGCCTGCGCAAGGCGGCGATGGACTCCATCCGCCAGGTGCGCTGGGTGCCGGCGTGGGGCGAGGAGCGCATCGCCGGCATGATCGGCGATCGCCCGGACTGGTGCATCTCGCGCCAGCGCACCTGGGGTGTGCCGATTGCGCTGTTCGTGCACAAGGCCACCAAGGAGCCGCATCCGAAGTCGGTCGAACTGTTGGAGCAGGTCGCCAGGCGGGTGGAGCAGGGCAGCATCGACGCTTGGTATGCGCTGGATCCAGCCGAACTGCTGGGCGACGAGGCCAAGGACTACGAGAAGGTCAACGACGTGCTGGACGTCTGGTTCGACTCGGGCGTCACGCACTTCGCCGTGGTCGGCCAGCGTCCCGAGCTTCAGCAGGGAGATGCCGCTTCGTACAAGGTGATGTATCTGGAAGGCTCGGATCAACATCGCGGCTGGTTCCATTCCTCGCTGCTCACCTCCGCCGCCATCCACGGCCGCGCGCCCTACGACGACGTGCTCACGCACGGCTTCACCGTAGACGCGCAGGGTCGCAAGATGTCCAAGTCGCTGGGCAACGGCATCGAGCCGCAGGACATCATGAAGAACCTGGGCGCGGACATCCTGCGCCTGTGGATCTGTTCTACCGATTACCGCAACGAGATGTCGCTGTCGGACGAGATCCTCAAACGCGTCTCCGACATGTATCGCCGCATCCGCAACACGGCGCGCTTCCTGCTGGGCAACCTGGACGGCTTCGACCCGGCGAGACACTTGCTGCCGGTGGAAGATTGCCTGTTGCTGGACCAGTGGGCGGTGCAGCAGGCCTTTGATGTGCAGCAGGCGGTAGCGGCCGCGTACGACCGCTACGATTTCCCGGAGATCGTCCAGCGCGTGCAGAACTTCTGCACCAATGAGCTGGGTGCGCTGTACCTGGACATCACCAAGGACCGCCTCTACACCATGCCGACCGACAGCCGCGGCCGGCGCAGCGCGCAGAGCGCGATGTTCCGCATCGCGGAAGCTCTGGTGCGCTGGCTGGCGCCGGTGCTCAGCTTTACGGCGGAGGAAATCTGGAAGGCCCTGCCGGGCGAGCGCGCCGAAAGCGTGCTGTTCGAGACCTGGTACGACGGCCTCGAGGCTACGCAGGGCTCGCCGGAACAGCGGCGCTACTGGTCCGACCTGCTGGCGATCCGCGATACCGCGTCGCGTGTGCTCGAGGGCATGCGCAAGGCCGAGCAGATCGGTGCCTCCCTGGAGGCCAAGCTGGCGATCCATGCCGATCCGGCCTTGGTGGCCCGCTACGCGCCGGCCGCGGACGAACTGCGGTTCTTCTTCATTACGTCCGACGTGCGTCTGGACGTTGCCGGCGGGCAGCCGGACACGGCCGTGTTGTCGGAGCTGGAGGGGGCGGACGTATGGGTGTCGGCCACCGTCAGCGATGCGGCCAAATGCGTACGTTGCTGGCACCGCCGCGACGACGTCGGCCAGCACCTGCGGCATCCGGAACTGTGCGGACGTTGCGTGAGCAACGTCGACGGGCCGGGCGAAGACCGCCGTTGGTTCTGA
- a CDS encoding bifunctional riboflavin kinase/FAD synthetase: protein MTRLSRDIAGPCLAPGGSVVAVGAFDGLHRGHQALLAQVRERAQALGLRPVVVSFEPLPRAFFSTEPVPRLSSVREKLLGFDAAGMGQALILRFNRELTSMPAEDFVRRVLVERLRTREVWVGGDFRFGHKRGGDVALLESMGKQLGFSACVMPPVLLDGARVSATRVRMLLAAGEFAGAAPLLGRPFVIEGKVEYGNQLGRQLGFPTANIHLRDRVPPVRGIFAVRVGLGEGECAWPGVASLGIRPTVNQVPQPLLEVHLFDFEGDLYGQRMAVEFVAKLRDEQKFDGLDALTEQMHRDARMAREVLGMNPRLAEA from the coding sequence ATGACAAGACTTTCCAGGGATATCGCCGGCCCCTGTCTGGCACCCGGCGGTAGCGTGGTGGCCGTCGGCGCGTTCGACGGCCTGCATCGAGGGCACCAGGCGCTGCTCGCGCAGGTGCGCGAGCGTGCCCAGGCGCTTGGACTGCGGCCGGTCGTGGTGAGCTTCGAACCCTTGCCCCGCGCGTTCTTTTCCACGGAGCCGGTGCCACGGCTCTCCAGCGTGCGCGAAAAGCTCCTGGGCTTCGACGCGGCCGGGATGGGGCAGGCACTGATCCTGCGGTTCAACCGCGAATTGACGTCCATGCCCGCCGAGGATTTCGTTCGCCGCGTGCTGGTCGAGCGCCTGCGCACTCGCGAAGTGTGGGTGGGCGGTGATTTTCGTTTCGGCCACAAGCGGGGGGGCGATGTCGCGCTGCTGGAGTCGATGGGGAAACAGCTGGGCTTCAGCGCCTGCGTGATGCCGCCGGTCTTGCTCGATGGCGCGCGGGTGTCGGCCACCCGGGTACGCATGTTGCTGGCGGCTGGCGAGTTCGCCGGCGCTGCTCCTCTGCTGGGGCGCCCCTTCGTCATCGAAGGCAAGGTCGAATACGGCAACCAGCTCGGGCGGCAGCTGGGCTTTCCCACGGCCAACATCCACCTCCGTGATCGGGTGCCGCCGGTGCGCGGCATCTTCGCGGTGCGTGTCGGGCTGGGCGAAGGCGAATGCGCCTGGCCTGGCGTCGCCAGCCTGGGCATCCGCCCGACGGTGAACCAGGTGCCGCAGCCGCTGCTGGAAGTGCACCTGTTCGATTTCGAGGGCGACCTCTACGGCCAGCGCATGGCGGTGGAGTTCGTCGCCAAGTTGCGCGACGAGCAGAAATTCGATGGCCTGGATGCGCTCACCGAGCAGATGCACCGCGATGCCCGCATGGCGCGCGAAGTGCTCGGTATGAACCCCCGCCTGGCCGAGGCATGA
- the murJ gene encoding murein biosynthesis integral membrane protein MurJ — MFRGLLSFSGMTMISRVLGLVRDMSINAAFGANAATDAFWVAFRIPNFMRRLFAEGSFSTAFVPVFTEVKEKRSHDELKALMSRVSGTLGGVLLLVTALGVMFAPQVTTLFSPGAIETPEKFALTVDLLRLTFPFLLFVSLTALAGGALNSFHRFGLPALTPVILNLCMITGALWLAPRLHTPIMAMGWAILVAGILQLLFQLPALRQLDLLALPRWGWSHPDVRRILKLMVPTLFGSSVAQINLLLDTVIASLLYIGSQSWLSQADRFLELPLGVFGVALGTVILPSLSRHHVATDSDGFSKALDWGLRTTLLIAVPAMFALMLLAEPLVATLFQHGRFTPFDTRMATLSISALSFGLPAFALVKVVLPAFYARQDTRTPVRAGVASLIANMVLNVLFLALLFALWAPAEVKQGALLDGLAKVPGLHMALGIASAAASYINLGLLWHWLRKAGVYQRQPGWMRHLGRLALACAVMIGVLLAGLWVWPDWTEAAKWTRVWHLAALVGAGGGAYLAALFAAGFRLRELRGV, encoded by the coding sequence ATGTTCCGAGGGCTGCTGTCGTTCAGCGGCATGACCATGATCTCGCGCGTCCTCGGGCTGGTCCGGGACATGTCGATCAATGCGGCCTTCGGCGCCAATGCGGCCACCGACGCGTTCTGGGTGGCGTTCCGCATCCCCAATTTCATGCGCCGGCTATTCGCTGAGGGGTCGTTCTCGACTGCTTTCGTGCCGGTCTTCACCGAGGTGAAGGAGAAGCGCAGCCACGACGAGCTCAAGGCGCTGATGTCGCGGGTCTCCGGCACCCTGGGCGGGGTGCTGCTGCTGGTTACCGCATTGGGAGTGATGTTCGCGCCCCAGGTCACCACGCTGTTCTCGCCGGGCGCGATCGAAACCCCGGAAAAGTTCGCGCTGACCGTGGACCTGCTGCGCCTGACCTTTCCTTTCCTGCTATTCGTTTCCCTGACCGCCCTGGCCGGCGGCGCGCTCAACAGCTTCCACCGCTTCGGACTGCCGGCGCTGACGCCGGTGATCCTCAATCTCTGCATGATCACCGGTGCGCTGTGGCTGGCGCCGCGACTGCATACGCCGATCATGGCCATGGGCTGGGCGATCCTGGTCGCGGGCATCCTGCAGCTGCTGTTCCAGTTGCCTGCGCTGCGGCAGCTGGACCTGCTGGCGCTGCCGCGCTGGGGCTGGAGCCATCCGGACGTGCGGCGGATCCTGAAGCTGATGGTGCCGACGCTGTTCGGCTCCTCGGTGGCGCAGATCAACCTGCTGCTGGACACGGTGATCGCCTCGCTGCTGTACATCGGCTCGCAGAGCTGGCTGTCGCAGGCCGACCGCTTCCTGGAACTGCCGCTGGGCGTGTTCGGCGTGGCGCTGGGCACGGTGATCCTGCCGTCGCTGTCGCGCCATCACGTGGCCACCGACAGCGATGGCTTTTCCAAAGCGCTCGACTGGGGCCTGCGCACGACCCTGCTGATCGCCGTGCCGGCGATGTTCGCGCTGATGCTGCTGGCCGAACCGCTGGTCGCCACGCTGTTCCAGCATGGGCGCTTCACCCCATTCGATACGCGCATGGCGACCCTCTCCATTTCCGCGCTGAGCTTCGGCCTCCCGGCTTTCGCGCTCGTGAAGGTCGTGCTGCCGGCCTTCTATGCCCGCCAGGACACCCGTACGCCGGTTCGTGCCGGCGTGGCTTCGCTGATCGCCAACATGGTGTTGAACGTACTGTTCCTGGCCTTGCTTTTCGCCCTGTGGGCGCCGGCCGAGGTCAAGCAAGGGGCCTTGCTCGATGGCCTGGCCAAGGTGCCCGGCCTGCACATGGCGCTGGGTATTGCCAGCGCGGCGGCGAGCTACATCAACCTTGGCCTGCTGTGGCATTGGTTGCGCAAGGCGGGGGTATACCAGCGGCAGCCAGGCTGGATGCGTCATCTGGGGCGGCTGGCGCTGGCCTGTGCGGTGATGATCGGCGTGCTGCTCGCGGGGCTGTGGGTCTGGCCGGACTGGACCGAGGCTGCGAAATGGACCCGGGTCTGGCACCTGGCTGCCCTGGTCGGCGCGGGTGGCGGCGCTTACCTCGCGGCGCTGTTTGCGGCGGGCTTCCGTCTGCGTGAACTGCGCGGCGTTTGA
- the rpsT gene encoding 30S ribosomal protein S20, with protein sequence MANIKSAKKRARQSEQRRLRNISARSMVRTALKKVVKAIEAKDKAGAVEAFAAAQPVMDRYAARGLIHKNKAARHKSRLNAKIRELA encoded by the coding sequence TTGGCCAACATCAAGTCCGCGAAGAAGCGCGCGCGCCAGTCCGAGCAGCGCCGCCTGCGCAACATCAGCGCCCGCTCCATGGTGCGCACCGCCCTCAAGAAGGTCGTCAAGGCTATTGAGGCCAAGGACAAGGCTGGCGCCGTCGAAGCGTTCGCCGCTGCCCAGCCGGTGATGGATCGCTACGCCGCCCGCGGCCTGATCCACAAGAACAAGGCCGCTCGCCACAAGAGCCGCCTCAACGCGAAGATCCGCGAGCTGGCGTAA